Genomic segment of Chitinispirillales bacterium:
AGTTATAATAGTTTTAATTCGGTAAAAGAAGCAGCCGAAGCAGTCGAAACAACAGGCGGTCGTTCAAAATCAAGTATTATGAGGGTTGTTCATCAAAATACAACGGGTTTGAATTACACATATAATCAACGGCTCGGAAACAATCCGGGAATGTCAGGGCGCGTCAAGGTAAAATTGGCAATTGACGAGTTTGGAAAAGTGATTTCTTGCCAATTAGTCAGTTCTACAACAAAAGACAACACTTTTGACCAAACTGTTATAGAAAAAGTAAAGGCGTGGAATTTCGGAAGGATTGATGTTCCAAACGACGTTACCGAATTTGAATATGAATTTGTGTTTTCGCCTAATTAGGACTGCAAATGTTCAGATTGTTGCTTTTTATTTTAATTGTCGGCTGTCTTAATGATGTTAGTGCCAAAGTTAGAGAGAGAATTAAGGACTCTGACGGCGGCACTACAACTATTTATTATTACAAAAAGATAGACAAAAAGTATGAATACAATTTACATCAAGAAGAATTTAAGGAAGAAAAGTATGTCGAAGAATTTAATCCCGATACCAAAGAAGTTTATTCAAAAACAACCTTAAACAGCAAAACCGAAAGGCGAAAATCCGATAATATCAGAAAAATTAAAGAGACAACATATCAAGAAACTCATAGTTCTTATGATGAGAAAGGAATAAGATTTTTGAGAGTATTTAGTATTGGTTTGGTGGTGTTTGTATTTGTCGTATTACCAATTATTGTGAATTAAAATTCAGCCCTTTCCGTTATGCCGCAATTAACCCTTTATACGTTGTCTTAATTCCCATATTTTCAATTAGCCAATTAAATCTTTCACTTTCTCCAATGCCCTTTGTATTATATCTAAAAACAAATTCATCGACATATTTTTGTAAATGTTTTCGAGATGTGGAATGATAAATACCCAAAAGCCCACGCTTCAACAAAGACCAAAAACCCTCAATAGTATTTGTATGAACTATACCATTGACGTATTGATGTTCTTTATGTTTTATAACTCGATGGTCATAAAACTTTGACATATCATTATAACCACCCCAACTATCAGTAAATAAAGTTGCAGTTTTCTTGACGCTCTTAGTAATTAGATTGGATAGAGTCTGCTTACTTGCATCCTCAACCACTTTAGCATTTACTTTGCCTCCACGCTGAACCATTCCAACAACCGGAGTTTTATGTTTAGTGCTTCGACCCTGATGCTTGCTCTTACCGCCGATATAAGTTTCATCGCATTCAACTAAATTATCTAACACATTATTATTTTCAGCCCCAAAACACTTCCTAATGCGTTGTAGCATAAACCAAGCCGTCTTTTGAGTTACATTTATATCCCTTGAAAGTTGCAACGAAGATATACCTTTCTTATGAGATGTAATTAACCAAATAGCCAAAAACCATTTTTTCAATTTAATTTTGGTGTTATCAAATAAAGTGCCTGTCTTAACGTTAAAATATTTGCCCGTATTCCTACAACGATATTTACCGCCCTTGCATTTGTAAACTTTGGAATCAGGGTCAAACGGGCTGACAATCGAACCATTCCAACGCATTGACTCTAAATGTTCAATACAAACCTGCTCTGTTGAAAATTCTTTAAGTAACTCTAAAATTGAATTAAAACTCCTCAAACTTAACATACCAGCTTCCTTTATTTATAAAATAATAACCGACGGTGGAAACGTGTATATATTTCAGGAGATTAAATGATTTTATTTAATGTCTTACATTAAGTTAAATTCGGGATGTAATTTTTATATACACCCCAACAATAAAAAGAATTAGGCGGATTTTTAATTTTTGATAGGAAAGTTTGAATTTTTGATTTGGCAAAAAGTAATTTACCTAAAATTTTATAAAGGAATTAGAATGTTTATAATAAAAGAAGCAGTTGACAATTTTATTAAACATGTTAAACAAAACGACCCAACTTGGCCAAATAATCATTGGTATGCTGGATTAACTACGCAACATCCATTTGACCGTATGAAACAACATGAAAGTAAAAAGGGTATTATTTGTGAATATTTAGCATCTATATCTTGCCCGGATGAAGATACAGCGCGAACATTAGAAAAAGCATTAAAGAATGAAGGTTTTGCTATACACGATAAAGATTTAGAACCAGAATCAGAACATATAACAGCTTCATGGGCTGTTGAAACTGTTTCAGCTTCAACTTCTAAAAACAATAAACAATATAAGGTTTATGTTTTTAAGGCTATTTAAAAGAATAAGAATTAATTAGTTGTTTTATTTATACTTTTACAAAATCCCAAACAATATGAACAATCAATTGTTATACCATTAATAAAATCTAAACATTCTTTGCACATTTTAACATTAGGTAAAAAATTCTTTTTTGCTGATTTTATATTAGTATTCTTTTTCATAATTATAACTCCTTTTAATGTTTTCAATTATTAATTGAAAGTTTGAATTTTTGATTTTGATTGCCAATTTCTCATTGGCAAAAAGTAATTTGATTAATAAAATAACCTATAAAATGGTTTGATTATATTTTTGTGTAAAATTGTATATAGTCATCATCTTTTATTGCTTCCAAACAATCATTACGACATAATCTCAAATAATAATTATAATTTATACACCTGTCTCATAAACATAATGATATTTTACCAAAAATAGTCATTGTTTGGGAATTATTCCAATATGTCCCAAATATTAATTAAGGAAATAAAGCTTTGAAAAAAAAATTAAAAATTTATCTGTTAGCGCTTCTCATTACTATTGTAGCGGGATTAGTTTTACTTAGTGTAAAAAATACGATTGAATTATATTCAGAATATTCCCAAAATTATGGATATACTTTTTATAGTCTATTTTATGACAATGTAAAAGTTTTAATAAAATATCCTATAGTTTTTATAAAAGTAGTCTTTTTTCAAATACTAATTCCCGTCTTTATATTCAATCTCTCTTTCATCTTTGTTCGTAGATTTTTTCGGTGATTGTATATTCCCATCGACTTTGATATGTCCGCCTATAAGATTTCCCGTTGTATCATAATCAAAGCCGCTTTCTCTAAATATTTTTACAACCTTTCCTAATTTTTTTGTTAATGTTTGAAAATCGATCTTTTGCTCAATTTGAGGCTTATAAAGATTTTTTTGCGATTCAATAAAACGCTTCGTACTATCAGAATTTAGCCAATTTTGAACCAATCCTTTTTCTATTGTAACCGAATTCACATTAACCTTTGTTTTATCCGTATCGTTAAATTGAGCCGAATTAATAAGTATTCCGTTAATTTTATCCTTATCAATTTTTTTCATTACTCCATTAGCATACGCGTTTAATGAATCCTTTTCACTGTTCATAATTTACCTTACCTTTCTTTTATTTTTTCATTAATTTTTACTTCTTAAATAAAAATCTATATAAAATAACGAATTGCTCCTAAATCAAACGAAAAGATTTCTCCATATTGACGAAAATAAAATTAGGTATGAAGAAAACAAATGGTCGAAAGGTGGAGGCGGAGAATATAGAGGGCTGGGTTAAAGTGGACAGTTTCAAGTTTTGTGTAAAATTTATATAGTTACGTAAATTTATTTGCGAAAAAGTATTGATATTTGACAATTAAATTCTCGTTTTATCATATTTCTTTACAATATTTATTTTTCGGATTTTGGTTTCTTCGGCGGAAAAAGGCGTTGTTTTTATTGTATCTGCGTAAGTATCGAAATAAACTTTACCAGTCGTGTTTCTCAAAATAATATGTGTGAAATTTTCAGATAATTTTTGCGGAATATAAGAGTTATCGCTAATCAAAACAGGTTTTGATTTTACAGAAAAAAATCTACTGCCTAAATGCGTTTTCGTCCATCTTAAAAATGACGGGTTATAGTAGTTCTTTGTTTGCGCTGCGCCCAATATTACCAGTACAGGATTGTTTGAATCTAATAATTTCATTCTAAAATTCTGCGAAGAAACTGTGTAAATTGTATCTTTTTTACATAAATCCGAAATCAAAAGTCCGCTTAACATAAACAATACCGCATAAGTTAAATAAATTATTCTATTCCTGCTAAATGTATATAAGATTATAACTATTACAATAATCACAATAAAAATAAGCGGTGAAATATTTGCATAATCTTCACCCAATCCGGTAAAAATCACATACTTATTTATAATCCAAAACAATAAATCAAGCGCCTTATCCGTCATCATGCACAAAAAATTCGATATGCTTTCAATAGGAATAAAAAGCGAAATGAGTGCAATTTGACAAATTGCCTGCAATATGGGAAGTAAAATTAAATTCGCAAGCGGCGTCGCTGAAGTAAGCGCCCCAAAATGGAAAATTTGTATAGGCGTAATAACGACAAACAGAAATATCGGTAATGTAAAAAATAAAATTATTTCACGAAATTTCACATCTCTTATGAATTTGGGAAATACTAAAACCGCAAATGTCGCTGTAAACGAATACTGAAATCCTACCAGAAATATGTGCATAGGGTATAGCGACAAAATAAAAAAGCAAGATAAAAACAGTGAATTCAGCGCATTGCTTTTACGGTCAAAAAGCGGTGAAATCAGCATAATCGTTCCCATAATTACCGCTCGTAAAGTCGCCGGTCCGAATCCTACGATAAACGGTAAAAATAAAATTGCACACACAACTATACATCGTCGTACCAAAATCGGTAAAGGCAAAATAAAAATTATAGCAGAAAACGCAAAAATCAAAATCGCTATATGCAGTCCCGATATCGCCAAGAAATGTACGAGCCCGCTTTCGCGAAAAAAAGAATTTATATTTTGAGTTAAAAACGAACGATCGCCCGTAAAAA
This window contains:
- a CDS encoding IS1595 family transposase; this translates as MLSLRSFNSILELLKEFSTEQVCIEHLESMRWNGSIVSPFDPDSKVYKCKGGKYRCRNTGKYFNVKTGTLFDNTKIKLKKWFLAIWLITSHKKGISSLQLSRDINVTQKTAWFMLQRIRKCFGAENNNVLDNLVECDETYIGGKSKHQGRSTKHKTPVVGMVQRGGKVNAKVVEDASKQTLSNLITKSVKKTATLFTDSWGGYNDMSKFYDHRVIKHKEHQYVNGIVHTNTIEGFWSLLKRGLLGIYHSTSRKHLQKYVDEFVFRYNTKGIGESERFNWLIENMGIKTTYKGLIAA
- a CDS encoding ComEC/Rec2 family competence protein — its product is MNNKFRDFIPYKYLFCVPSLYLALGLSFGIILGTKYKIFTAEPNALITTVIIVSLLLTNRYSKTLSLIISIFIGLLLQNSWEKSIETGENLFPQNGAVLISAEFYSPPKYRSEKRMEQLVSLRKSDYRINLILKDTLTDYILESGQNAEILGIFRKYDNQNTAAPWEYDNIFQEKIKNSIGEIEVISIKKQTKMPHITAIYRHIRKNFAKTQYESLYISIFTGDRSFLTQNINSFFRESGLVHFLAISGLHIAILIFAFSAIIFILPLPILVRRCIVVCAILFLPFIVGFGPATLRAVIMGTIMLISPLFDRKSNALNSLFLSCFFILSLYPMHIFLVGFQYSFTATFAVLVFPKFIRDVKFREIILFFTLPIFLFVVITPIQIFHFGALTSATPLANLILLPILQAICQIALISLFIPIESISNFLCMMTDKALDLLFWIINKYVIFTGLGEDYANISPLIFIVIIVIVIILYTFSRNRIIYLTYAVLFMLSGLLISDLCKKDTIYTVSSQNFRMKLLDSNNPVLVILGAAQTKNYYNPSFLRWTKTHLGSRFFSVKSKPVLISDNSYIPQKLSENFTHIILRNTTGKVYFDTYADTIKTTPFSAEETKIRKINIVKKYDKTRI